Proteins found in one Hypericibacter terrae genomic segment:
- a CDS encoding response regulator transcription factor yields MKRAAPSAGPTPESLVVIVDDDRNMCDALRGLLQSVGQEVRVFHSATEFFQSEHPDVASCLVLDIRMPGLSGLDFQDRLAKANTRIPIIFMTGHGDIPMSVKAMKAGAVDFLTKPFRDQDMLDAIATALRRDRERRNSEVAQAELRTLFATLTEREREVMTLVTTGLMNKQVAAKLGLQEITVKIHRGNAMRKMRARSLVDLVRMAESLALGPQKR; encoded by the coding sequence ATGAAGCGCGCCGCACCCTCGGCCGGCCCGACGCCGGAGTCGCTGGTTGTCATCGTCGACGATGACAGGAACATGTGCGACGCGCTGCGGGGGCTCCTGCAATCCGTCGGCCAGGAGGTCCGAGTCTTTCATTCGGCCACGGAGTTTTTCCAGAGCGAGCATCCCGACGTCGCCAGCTGCCTCGTGCTCGACATCAGAATGCCGGGGCTCAGCGGCCTGGATTTCCAGGATCGCCTGGCCAAGGCGAACACCCGCATTCCCATCATCTTCATGACCGGCCATGGCGACATTCCCATGTCGGTGAAGGCGATGAAGGCAGGGGCGGTCGATTTCCTGACGAAGCCCTTTCGCGACCAGGACATGCTGGACGCCATCGCAACGGCGCTGCGGCGCGACCGCGAGAGACGGAACAGCGAGGTCGCCCAGGCCGAGCTTCGAACCCTTTTCGCCACACTGACCGAGCGCGAGCGTGAGGTCATGACGCTCGTCACGACCGGTCTCATGAACAAACAGGTCGCCGCAAAGCTGGGCCTGCAGGAGATTACGGTTAAGATTCACCGGGGCAATGCGATGCGGAAAATGCGGGCCCGATCCCTGGTGGATCTGGTCCGGATGGCGGAATCGCTGGCACTCGGTCCGCAGAAGCGCTGA
- a CDS encoding efflux RND transporter permease subunit, with the protein MRLTHFFIDRPIFATVLSVFLTLIGLGALVMLPIAQYPEIVPPTVQVTTTYPGASAETVSRTVATPLEQEINGVENMLYMSSQSTGDGKLTVTVTFRIGTDLNVAQMLTQNRVQDALPRLPDDVQRLGVQVRKATPNILLAVHLYSPDSSRDTLYMSNYAVLHVKDALARLPGVGDVQLMGSREYAMRIWLDPDKVAARNLNASEVLAALRAQNLQVSAGILNQPPVPSHQAYQVNVQTLGRLSTPEQFGDIVLKSDAEGRVTRLRDVGRVEIGAADYGSTSFMDRGPGLPLLIFAQPGANSLAVEQEVIATMQSLGKQFPPGLGYKIIYDPTIFVGKSVDEVITTIFVAILLVVAVVFLFLQNWRASIIPVVAIPVSLVGTFSVLYALGISLNNLSLFGMVLAVGIVVDDAIVVVENVERNLRLGMSPREAAHKTMDEVGGALIAIALTLCAVFVPSAFISGISGEFFRQFAITIAASTVISCFVSLTLSPALCAVLFKAHDPHHAARAGLVRRFLQAGFGGFNRGFDWLSNGYGSLTRRLIRGAAIVLLVYVGLIGLTGVQFSRAPTGFIPEQDLGYLITVVQLPPGATLDRTEAVVKKAIDIILDTPGIEHVAPFAGLDATTFTVASNSGTIFSGLPSLYNHSIDGVTANTVLADLRKRLSVIQDAYVLTIPPPPVQGIGSTGGFKMMLQDQGGLGSEALAKAAQALVAAANKDPAIGGAFTLFRTSSPTIYTDIDREKAQMVGLTPTDVFSTLQVYLGSQYVNDFNYLGRTYQVIAQADGSFRQDAADIARLKARNASGEMVPIGTVARLRDETAPYRVPRYDLFPAAEILGAAAPGVATGTALHRMEELAHEVLPPGIGFEWTDLAFQQQQHGTPTLLVFGAAALFVFLVLAAQYESWKLPLAVVLIVPMCLLASVTGLLGRTMPIDILAQIGFVVLVGLAAKNAILIVEFARQAEEGGMTPAEAAVSAARTRLRPILMTSFSFIFGVAPLVVATGAGSEMRQSLGTAVFFGMLGVTLFGLLFTPVFYTVVRRIGSRRQARLDAARTAGTPLMSPGSP; encoded by the coding sequence ATGCGCCTGACCCACTTCTTCATCGACCGGCCGATCTTCGCCACGGTGCTCAGCGTCTTCCTGACGCTGATCGGGCTGGGTGCGCTCGTGATGCTGCCGATCGCGCAATATCCGGAGATCGTCCCGCCCACGGTGCAGGTGACGACCACCTATCCCGGCGCCTCTGCCGAGACGGTCTCGCGCACCGTCGCCACGCCGCTCGAGCAGGAGATCAACGGCGTCGAGAACATGCTCTATATGAGCAGCCAGTCGACCGGCGACGGCAAGCTCACGGTCACGGTCACCTTCCGCATCGGCACCGACCTGAACGTCGCGCAGATGCTGACGCAGAACCGCGTCCAGGACGCGCTGCCCCGGCTCCCCGACGACGTCCAGCGGCTGGGCGTGCAGGTCAGGAAGGCAACCCCCAACATTCTGCTCGCCGTCCATCTCTACTCGCCGGACAGCTCGCGCGACACGCTCTATATGTCGAACTACGCGGTGTTGCATGTGAAGGACGCGCTCGCGCGCCTGCCGGGCGTCGGCGACGTGCAGCTCATGGGTTCGCGCGAATATGCCATGCGTATCTGGCTCGATCCGGACAAGGTCGCGGCCCGCAATCTCAATGCCAGCGAGGTTCTGGCCGCCCTGCGCGCCCAGAACCTGCAGGTCTCCGCCGGCATCCTGAACCAGCCGCCGGTTCCCTCGCACCAGGCCTACCAGGTCAACGTCCAGACCCTCGGCCGCCTGTCGACGCCCGAGCAGTTCGGCGACATCGTGCTCAAGTCCGACGCCGAGGGCCGTGTGACGCGGCTGCGCGATGTCGGCCGCGTGGAGATCGGCGCCGCGGATTACGGATCGACCAGCTTCATGGATCGCGGCCCGGGCCTGCCGCTCCTGATCTTCGCCCAGCCGGGGGCGAACTCCCTGGCGGTGGAGCAGGAGGTCATCGCCACCATGCAGAGCCTCGGGAAGCAGTTCCCGCCCGGCCTCGGTTACAAGATCATCTACGACCCCACGATCTTCGTCGGCAAATCCGTCGACGAGGTGATCACCACGATCTTCGTCGCGATCCTGCTGGTCGTCGCCGTCGTGTTCCTGTTCCTGCAGAACTGGCGGGCCTCGATCATCCCGGTGGTCGCCATCCCGGTGTCGCTGGTCGGCACCTTCTCGGTCCTCTATGCCCTGGGAATCTCGCTCAACAATCTGTCGCTGTTCGGCATGGTGCTCGCCGTCGGCATCGTGGTCGACGATGCGATCGTCGTGGTCGAGAATGTCGAGCGCAATCTGCGCCTCGGCATGTCGCCGCGCGAGGCCGCGCACAAGACGATGGACGAGGTCGGCGGCGCGCTGATCGCCATCGCGCTGACCCTTTGCGCGGTGTTCGTCCCGTCCGCGTTCATCTCCGGCATCTCGGGCGAGTTCTTCCGCCAGTTCGCGATCACGATCGCGGCCTCGACCGTGATCTCCTGCTTCGTCTCGCTGACGCTGAGCCCCGCCCTCTGCGCCGTGCTGTTCAAGGCGCACGATCCGCACCATGCCGCCCGCGCCGGCCTGGTGCGCCGCTTCCTGCAGGCCGGTTTCGGCGGCTTCAATCGCGGCTTCGACTGGCTGTCGAACGGCTATGGCAGCCTGACGCGCCGCCTCATCCGGGGCGCGGCCATCGTTCTGCTGGTCTATGTCGGCCTGATCGGCCTCACCGGCGTCCAGTTCTCGCGCGCGCCGACCGGCTTCATCCCGGAACAGGACCTGGGTTACCTGATCACGGTGGTGCAGCTGCCGCCCGGCGCCACGCTCGACCGGACCGAGGCGGTGGTGAAGAAGGCGATCGACATCATCCTCGACACGCCGGGCATCGAGCATGTGGCGCCCTTCGCCGGGCTCGATGCCACCACCTTCACCGTCGCGTCGAACTCCGGCACGATCTTCTCAGGGCTGCCCTCGCTCTATAATCATTCGATCGACGGCGTGACGGCCAACACGGTGCTGGCCGATCTGCGCAAGCGGCTGTCGGTGATCCAGGACGCCTATGTGCTGACCATCCCACCGCCGCCGGTGCAGGGCATCGGCAGCACCGGCGGCTTCAAGATGATGCTGCAGGATCAGGGCGGGCTGGGGTCGGAGGCGCTGGCCAAGGCCGCGCAAGCCCTCGTCGCCGCCGCCAACAAGGATCCGGCGATCGGCGGCGCCTTCACGCTCTTCAGGACCAGCTCGCCCACGATCTACACCGACATCGACCGCGAGAAGGCGCAGATGGTCGGGCTCACGCCGACCGACGTCTTCTCGACGCTGCAGGTCTATCTGGGCTCGCAATATGTGAACGACTTCAATTATCTCGGGCGGACCTACCAGGTCATCGCCCAGGCCGACGGCAGCTTCCGGCAGGACGCGGCGGATATCGCCCGCCTCAAGGCGCGCAACGCCTCGGGCGAGATGGTGCCGATCGGCACGGTCGCCCGTCTGCGGGACGAGACCGCGCCCTATCGCGTGCCGCGCTACGATCTCTTCCCGGCCGCCGAGATCCTGGGCGCCGCGGCGCCGGGCGTCGCGACGGGTACGGCGCTGCACCGCATGGAGGAGCTTGCCCATGAGGTGCTCCCGCCGGGCATCGGTTTCGAATGGACCGATCTGGCCTTCCAGCAGCAGCAGCACGGCACGCCGACGCTGCTGGTGTTCGGCGCCGCCGCGCTCTTCGTGTTCCTGGTTCTGGCCGCGCAATATGAGAGCTGGAAGCTCCCGCTGGCGGTCGTGCTGATCGTGCCGATGTGCCTGCTGGCCTCCGTCACGGGCCTGCTCGGGCGCACCATGCCGATCGATATCCTGGCCCAGATCGGATTCGTCGTCCTGGTGGGGCTTGCCGCCAAGAACGCCATCCTGATCGTCGAGTTCGCGCGCCAGGCCGAGGAGGGCGGCATGACGCCGGCCGAGGCCGCCGTGAGCGCCGCGCGCACGCGGCTGCGGCCCATCCTGATGACGTCCTTCTCCTTCATCTTCGGCGTGGCGCCGCTCGTGGTCGCGACCGGCGCGGGCTCCGAGATGCGCCAGTCGCTGGGAACGGCGGTGTTCTTCGGCATGCTGGGCGTCACCCTGTTCGGGCTGCTGTTCACGCCGGTCTTCTACACGGTCGTCCGCCGGATCGGCAGCCGGCGGCAGGCCCGGCTCGACGCCGCCCGCACCGCGGGAACGCCCCTGATGTCCCCCGGGAGTCCTTGA
- a CDS encoding efflux RND transporter periplasmic adaptor subunit has product MNEISKWPQPEAETQSVPARPPRRIWPWAAAVAVIALAGAAWFGFSHRGGSQVAEAAIPPAPVTVSKPLLRDVDTRIGFIGQFSAVDQVELRAQVGGTLTEIHFKDGQIVQKGDLLFVIDSQPYEIKLAQANAQLEAATSRLALAKSQLLRAQTLKRSDFGSAESVDQRTFDQGDAQAAIDDAKAQIRDVQFDIEHCRIYAPFTGRIGAHLPSVGSLIAGSRFASSPTTLLATLVSLDPIHLDFDMSESDFLTFSRQRAAVPGPQADQVDISLSDENQVTRHGTLEFVDNSMDRSSGTIHARALVSNPDFFLTPGQFARLRLAVAPPAPALLVPDAAVLLDQAQHVVMTVSPDGTVVPKTVETGDLRGGLRVIRSGLAPDDRVIIDGIVRAVPGGKVTPQDGAIGYNAAADQG; this is encoded by the coding sequence ATGAATGAAATCAGCAAATGGCCGCAACCTGAGGCCGAGACTCAAAGCGTTCCGGCCAGGCCCCCGCGGCGGATCTGGCCCTGGGCGGCGGCGGTCGCCGTCATCGCGCTCGCGGGCGCGGCCTGGTTCGGCTTTTCTCACCGCGGCGGCAGCCAGGTCGCCGAGGCCGCCATTCCCCCGGCACCGGTCACGGTGAGCAAGCCGCTGCTGCGCGATGTCGATACCCGGATCGGCTTCATCGGCCAGTTCTCGGCGGTCGACCAGGTCGAGCTGCGCGCCCAGGTCGGCGGCACCCTCACCGAAATCCACTTCAAGGATGGGCAGATCGTCCAGAAGGGCGACCTGCTGTTCGTGATCGATTCGCAACCCTACGAGATCAAGCTGGCCCAGGCGAATGCGCAACTCGAGGCGGCGACCTCGCGCCTCGCGCTGGCCAAGAGCCAACTGCTCCGCGCCCAGACGCTCAAGCGCAGCGATTTTGGATCCGCCGAGAGCGTCGATCAGCGCACCTTCGACCAGGGCGACGCGCAGGCCGCGATCGACGATGCCAAGGCGCAGATCCGCGACGTCCAGTTCGACATCGAGCATTGCCGCATCTATGCGCCCTTCACCGGTCGCATCGGCGCGCATCTCCCGTCCGTCGGCAGCCTGATCGCCGGCAGCCGCTTCGCCAGCAGTCCGACCACTTTGCTGGCGACCCTGGTATCGCTCGATCCGATCCATCTCGATTTCGACATGAGCGAATCCGACTTCCTGACCTTCTCGCGCCAGCGCGCGGCCGTCCCGGGTCCGCAGGCGGATCAGGTCGATATCAGCCTCAGCGACGAGAACCAGGTGACGCGGCACGGTACGCTCGAGTTCGTCGACAACAGCATGGATCGCTCGAGCGGCACGATCCATGCCCGGGCCCTGGTGTCCAATCCGGACTTCTTCCTGACGCCCGGCCAGTTCGCGCGGCTTCGCCTGGCGGTGGCGCCGCCGGCACCGGCCCTCCTGGTGCCGGATGCCGCCGTGCTGCTCGACCAGGCCCAGCATGTGGTGATGACGGTTTCGCCCGACGGGACCGTGGTTCCCAAGACGGTCGAGACCGGGGACCTGCGCGGCGGGTTGCGGGTCATCCGCAGCGGCCTGGCGCCCGACGACCGCGTGATCATCGACGGCATCGTCCGCGCCGTTCCCGGCGGCAAGGTGACGCCGCAGGACGGGGCGATCGGCTACAACGCCGCCGCCGACCAGGGCTAG
- a CDS encoding acyl-CoA dehydrogenase produces MSAQSFRRDSLTGPIFAWARKALPTMSDTEREALEAGDVWWDGELFTGNPDWSKLLATPVASLTPEEQAFLDGPAEELCRMLDDWRINWELHDLPPEVWAFLKAHRFFGMIIPREYGGLGFSAFAHSEVIRKLSSRSIAAAVTVMVPNSLGPGELLLRFGTQAQRDYWLPRLADSREIPCFGLTSPEAGSDAASMIDRGVVSRGIVDGKETLGIRLTWHKRYITLGPIATVLGLAFKLRDPDRLLGGEEELGITVALVPTDTPGVEIGRRHLPSLQAFQNGPNQGRDVFIPLGNIIGGPERAGQGWKMLMTALAAGRGISLPSLSAAGAAFAAYTTGAYARLREQFHVPIGEFEGIQEPLARIAATAYQLDAARRLTCAALDQGRHPAVIAAILKSQATERMRIAINDAMDVHGGKGVIDGPLNYLGNIYRAIPVGITVEGANILTRNLMVFGQGAIRCHPYLLEEMMALGEEDRAKGLERFDRVFWKHVAHSLATLLRAGFRSWTGGLFAPAPLAGSVTGYYRQLSRYSAAFALLTEMALLTLGGALKRREMLSARLGDILSELYLLSAVLKRWQDEGRQESDLCLVACCMESGFETIEARLDQVLANLLNRIVAVFARLLVMPFGRGRRGPSDELRRRCARLLLEPSAARDRLTAGLFLDGGDDGIGRLARAFTLVTEAGEITRRMRKAHVRDRQLARQQNLITDAEDRQLEAMERAVAAVVAVDDFAAAEIASSFKTRVERAAS; encoded by the coding sequence ATGAGCGCGCAGAGCTTTCGCCGGGATTCACTCACCGGGCCGATCTTCGCCTGGGCCCGCAAGGCGCTTCCCACCATGTCCGATACCGAGCGCGAGGCGCTCGAGGCCGGCGATGTCTGGTGGGACGGGGAGCTCTTCACCGGCAATCCCGACTGGTCGAAGCTGCTCGCAACGCCTGTGGCCAGCCTGACGCCGGAGGAACAGGCATTTTTGGACGGGCCGGCGGAGGAGCTCTGCCGGATGCTCGATGATTGGCGCATCAATTGGGAACTGCACGACCTTCCGCCGGAGGTCTGGGCCTTCCTCAAGGCGCATCGATTCTTCGGCATGATCATTCCCAGGGAATATGGCGGCCTCGGCTTCTCGGCCTTTGCCCATTCCGAGGTGATCCGGAAACTCTCGTCGCGCTCCATCGCCGCGGCCGTGACCGTGATGGTGCCGAACTCGCTCGGGCCCGGCGAGCTGCTGTTGCGGTTCGGCACCCAGGCGCAGCGCGACTATTGGCTGCCGCGCCTGGCCGACAGCCGCGAGATCCCCTGTTTCGGCCTGACCAGCCCCGAGGCCGGATCCGACGCCGCGTCGATGATCGATCGGGGCGTGGTCAGTCGGGGCATCGTCGATGGCAAGGAGACGCTCGGCATCCGCCTCACCTGGCACAAGCGCTATATCACGCTGGGACCGATCGCGACCGTCCTCGGGCTCGCCTTCAAGCTTCGTGACCCCGATCGTCTGCTGGGCGGGGAGGAGGAGCTCGGCATCACGGTCGCGCTCGTGCCGACGGACACGCCCGGCGTCGAGATCGGGCGGCGGCACCTGCCCTCCTTGCAAGCTTTTCAAAACGGCCCGAACCAGGGGCGCGATGTCTTCATCCCGCTCGGCAACATCATCGGCGGGCCCGAGCGCGCCGGACAGGGCTGGAAGATGCTGATGACGGCGCTGGCGGCCGGCCGCGGCATCTCGCTGCCGTCGCTCTCCGCCGCCGGCGCCGCCTTTGCCGCCTATACGACGGGGGCCTACGCCCGGCTGCGCGAGCAGTTCCATGTGCCGATCGGCGAATTCGAAGGCATCCAGGAGCCGCTCGCCCGCATCGCGGCCACGGCCTATCAGCTCGACGCTGCCCGCCGGCTGACCTGTGCGGCGCTCGACCAGGGCCGTCATCCGGCCGTCATCGCCGCGATCCTCAAATCGCAGGCGACGGAGCGCATGCGCATCGCGATCAACGATGCGATGGATGTGCATGGCGGCAAGGGCGTCATCGACGGGCCGCTGAACTATCTGGGCAACATCTACCGCGCGATCCCGGTCGGCATCACGGTCGAGGGTGCCAATATCCTGACGCGCAATCTGATGGTGTTCGGCCAGGGCGCCATCCGCTGTCATCCCTATCTTCTCGAAGAGATGATGGCGCTGGGCGAGGAGGATCGCGCCAAGGGACTGGAGCGATTCGACCGGGTCTTCTGGAAGCATGTCGCGCACAGCCTGGCCACGCTGCTGCGCGCAGGGTTCCGGAGCTGGACAGGCGGCTTGTTCGCGCCAGCACCGCTCGCCGGATCCGTCACGGGCTATTATCGGCAATTGAGCCGTTACTCCGCCGCCTTCGCGCTGCTGACGGAGATGGCGCTGCTGACGCTCGGGGGCGCGCTCAAGCGCCGGGAGATGCTGTCGGCGCGTCTCGGCGACATTCTTTCCGAGCTTTATCTGCTCTCCGCCGTCCTCAAGCGCTGGCAGGACGAAGGTCGCCAGGAGAGCGATCTCTGTCTCGTCGCCTGTTGCATGGAAAGCGGGTTCGAGACCATCGAGGCGCGCCTCGACCAGGTCCTCGCGAACCTGCTGAACCGCATCGTGGCGGTTTTCGCGCGTCTCCTCGTCATGCCCTTCGGGCGGGGGCGACGGGGGCCGTCGGACGAGCTGCGAAGGCGCTGCGCCCGGCTGCTGCTCGAGCCGTCCGCGGCGCGGGACCGCTTGACCGCGGGCCTGTTCCTCGATGGCGGCGATGACGGCATCGGCCGGCTGGCCCGGGCCTTCACCCTCGTGACGGAAGCCGGCGAGATCACCCGAAGAATGAGAAAGGCGCATGTCCGCGATCGCCAGCTCGCCCGGCAGCAGAACCTGATCACCGACGCCGAGGACCGGCAATTGGAAGCGATGGAAAGGGCCGTCGCCGCCGTCGTGGCGGTCGACGATTTCGCCGCGGCCGAGATCGCATCTTCATTCAAGACAAGGGTCGAGCGGGCTGCTTCTTAG